The Longimicrobium sp. genome has a segment encoding these proteins:
- a CDS encoding xanthine dehydrogenase family protein subunit M — MKTAVTPLTLLQPGTLADALAMLRDEGPLVPLAGCTDVYVTLNFGTQPATRFVDLWGLDELRGIAEMDGGVRVGALATHTELQRSPLIRERLPILVDACSQVGGVQIQNRGTLAGNVANASPAGDTLPVLAVAEAIVVLRSAEDERRVPFTGFYTGYRATVMRPDELIVAIEIPRVDGAQWFRKVGTRAAQAISKVVMACVRGDQPRVALGSVAPTVVRLPGTEAALARGAGIDEARRILMDEVTPIDDLRSTADYRKRVCANLLARWWTETS; from the coding sequence GTGAAGACCGCCGTCACCCCCCTCACCCTCCTGCAGCCCGGGACACTGGCCGACGCGCTGGCCATGCTGCGCGACGAGGGCCCGCTGGTGCCGCTGGCCGGCTGCACCGACGTGTACGTGACGCTGAACTTCGGCACCCAGCCCGCGACGCGCTTCGTCGATCTCTGGGGATTGGACGAGCTGCGCGGGATCGCGGAGATGGACGGCGGCGTGCGCGTGGGCGCGCTGGCGACGCACACGGAGCTGCAGCGCTCGCCGCTGATCCGGGAGCGCCTGCCGATCCTGGTCGACGCATGCAGCCAGGTGGGCGGCGTGCAGATCCAGAACCGCGGCACGCTGGCCGGCAACGTGGCCAACGCCAGCCCCGCGGGCGACACGCTGCCCGTGCTGGCGGTGGCCGAGGCTATCGTCGTGCTGCGCAGCGCGGAGGACGAGCGGCGCGTGCCCTTCACCGGCTTCTACACGGGCTACCGGGCGACGGTGATGCGTCCCGACGAGCTGATCGTGGCCATCGAGATCCCGCGCGTGGACGGCGCGCAGTGGTTCCGCAAGGTCGGCACGCGCGCCGCGCAGGCCATCAGCAAGGTGGTGATGGCCTGCGTGCGCGGCGATCAGCCCCGCGTCGCGCTGGGCAGTGTCGCGCCGACGGTGGTCCGCCTCCCCGGCACCGAGGCCGCCCTCGCCCGCGGCGCGGGGATCGACGAGGCGCGGCGCATCCTCATGGACGAAGTCACCCCCATCGACGACCTCCGCTCCACCGCCGACTACCGCAAGCGCGTCTGCGCCAACCTGCTGGCGCGCTGGTGGACGGAGACTTCCTAG